The DNA window CCGCCTGCTGTGCACCTACCGGGGGCCGGGCACGGAATGGCTGGACGATGCCACCGCCGATCGCAGCAAGCTGGGCATTGGCGCCGGCGGGCTGCCCGACGACCAGTCGGGCCTGCTCGGCAGCGGGACGCAGATCCAGCGCATTCCCGGCTTCGCCGTGGCCCTGCTGAAGGGCAGCCTGTGGCAGGGCAACGGCCGCCGCGGGATCATCCATCGCTCTCCCGCGGTTCCGGCCGACGGCTTTCCCCGCGTGGTGCTGGCCGCCGACGGGGTGTGGTGAGCCCCATGGCCCCGGCCATTCACATCCGCGACCTGCGCTTTGCCTGGCCAGGCCAGACTGCACCGTGCCTCACCCTGTCCGCCCTGGACGTGGGCCAGGGAGAGCAGGTG is part of the Candidatus Hydrogenedentota bacterium genome and encodes:
- a CDS encoding DUF1826 domain-containing protein; the protein is RLLCTYRGPGTEWLDDATADRSKLGIGAGGLPDDQSGLLGSGTQIQRIPGFAVALLKGSLWQGNGRRGIIHRSPAVPADGFPRVVLAADGVW